TCACAGGGAGTGAGGTACCAGTCGTTCGCCGGTAGCGAAATCGGCGGAAGATACTGTTTGGAAGAAGGTTGACTGCGTGATTACGCACTCGGCAACCGAGATTCGATTGTATTGTCGCGAGTTTTCCAAGCCAGTGTGATTCCGAGCGGATCCGCTCGGCACGGTGCTTTCGCTCGCGTTCATATGTTTCTAGCGCCGTTGTGTGATCAGAATACCTACTGAGTGCGGCGGCCAACGTGAGTGCGTCCTCGATCGCCTGTGCTGCACCTTGACCGGCGAACGGTAACATTCCGTGAGCAGCATCTCCGGCAAGAACCACAGACCCGCGTGACCACTGGTCAAGTGGTGGCACAGCCATGAGGCCAGTCGTGATTATGTCTTCGTCAGGGGCGAACGAATTGATGATAGTCGGAACTGGTTCCGGGAAGCTACTGTAGTATTCGCGTAACTGTTCCGTGATGGTCTGTCGGCCAGTAGTCGCCGTCTCGAACGGACTCGGACTTGGTGTCGTAGCGAACCAATAGAAGCGATCAGAGCCGATCGGAGCGCCACCAGTGTAGGTTCCCTCTCCCCAGACCTCTACTCCTCGAGTGCAGTGGTGCT
This Natrinema sp. HArc-T2 DNA region includes the following protein-coding sequences:
- a CDS encoding FAD-dependent monooxygenase, encoding MQHFGETTEIAIIGGGICGLTTALALEQRGLSPTVYEAASEYQPVGAGILLQTNALLVFDRLGIADQIQSTGVPLDSGRILSTSGRTLQRFDLDGVERAHFDYGYVAIHRGDLQRLLLDELDSRVKTGKACAEIEDTDPPTARFEDGTRIHPDILVGADGINSTVRDVIAPDIELQTLDATVYRATATCALPEHHCTRGVEVWGEGTYTGGAPIGSDRFYWFATTPSPSPFETATTGRQTITEQLREYYSSFPEPVPTIINSFAPDEDIITTGLMAVPPLDQWSRGSVVLAGDAAHGMLPFAGQGAAQAIEDALTLAAALSRYSDHTTALETYERERKHRAERIRSESHWLGKLATIQSNLGCRVRNHAVNLLPNSIFRRFRYRRTTGTSLPVMKEGIDLR